In Candidatus Desulforudis audaxviator MP104C, a genomic segment contains:
- the rplJ gene encoding 50S ribosomal protein L10, producing MYRLPQKKDKVATVADLRERMHRARVIVLSDYRGMSVAEITALRRKVRETGSQMLVVKNTLARLAAREAGIKEMESLLTGPTALAFGYEDEIALSKLMVQFEKDYKQFDLKGGVMKGRLLPRESILKLADLPPRQVLLGQVTGAFQAPIAALANVLQGNIRNLVYVLEAVREKKAAGA from the coding sequence GTGTATCGTTTGCCCCAAAAAAAAGACAAGGTCGCAACCGTGGCCGACCTGCGAGAGCGGATGCATCGGGCCCGGGTGATTGTTCTGAGTGACTACCGGGGAATGAGTGTGGCCGAAATCACCGCGCTCCGGCGCAAGGTGCGTGAAACCGGGTCGCAAATGCTGGTGGTCAAGAACACGCTGGCGCGTCTGGCCGCCCGCGAGGCCGGCATCAAGGAAATGGAGTCCCTGCTCACCGGCCCCACCGCCCTGGCTTTCGGCTATGAGGACGAAATCGCGCTCAGCAAGCTGATGGTCCAGTTTGAGAAGGACTACAAGCAGTTCGACCTGAAAGGCGGCGTGATGAAGGGCCGGTTGCTGCCCCGCGAGAGTATCCTGAAACTGGCCGACCTGCCCCCGCGGCAAGTGCTTCTGGGCCAGGTGACCGGAGCCTTCCAGGCACCGATCGCCGCCCTGGCCAACGTGTTGCAGGGGAACATCCGCAACCTGGTTTACGTGCTCGAGGCTGTCAGGGAAAAGAAGGCCGCCGGGGCCTAG
- the rplK gene encoding 50S ribosomal protein L11 — MAKKVMAMVKLQIPAGKATPAPPVGPALGQHGVNIMAFVKEYNERTAGQVGLIIPVEITVYADRTFSFVTKTPPASVLLKKAAGIETASGQPHVKKVGKVTRTKVREIAELKMPDLNAADVEAAVRMVEGTARSMGIEIVEG, encoded by the coding sequence ATGGCAAAAAAGGTAATGGCTATGGTCAAATTGCAGATCCCGGCAGGCAAGGCCACGCCGGCACCCCCGGTGGGCCCGGCTCTCGGTCAGCACGGGGTCAATATCATGGCCTTTGTGAAGGAGTACAACGAGCGGACGGCCGGCCAGGTCGGTCTGATCATTCCGGTGGAAATCACCGTTTACGCCGACCGGACTTTCAGTTTTGTGACCAAGACGCCGCCGGCATCGGTGCTGCTGAAGAAAGCGGCCGGCATCGAGACTGCTTCCGGGCAGCCGCACGTCAAGAAGGTCGGTAAAGTCACCCGCACGAAGGTACGGGAGATCGCCGAACTGAAGATGCCGGACCTGAATGCGGCCGATGTCGAGGCTGCGGTGCGCATGGTTGAAGGAACAGCGAGAAGTATGGGAATTGAAATCGTGGAAGGCTAG
- the nusG gene encoding transcription termination/antitermination protein NusG gives MSKQWFVVHTYSGYENKVKANLEKRIESMSMEDKIFRIVVPVEDEIEVKGGKRKISKRKIFPGYVMVEMILDDDSYRVVRNTPGVTGFVGSVGIGSKPIPLTDAEANQIISQMEGDEPRIRIDLVPGEKVRVMAGPFENFIGTVDDVNYEKAKIRVMISMFGRETPIELEYFQIEKVT, from the coding sequence GTGAGCAAACAGTGGTTTGTAGTCCATACCTATTCCGGTTATGAAAACAAGGTGAAAGCCAACCTGGAAAAGCGGATCGAGTCGATGAGTATGGAAGACAAGATCTTCCGTATCGTTGTGCCCGTGGAGGACGAAATCGAAGTCAAGGGCGGCAAGCGCAAGATCTCCAAGCGCAAGATTTTCCCCGGCTACGTGATGGTGGAGATGATTCTGGACGACGACTCTTACCGCGTGGTGCGCAATACCCCCGGAGTCACCGGTTTTGTGGGCAGTGTCGGGATCGGCTCCAAACCCATTCCCCTGACCGACGCCGAAGCGAACCAGATCATCAGCCAGATGGAAGGCGACGAACCGCGTATCCGCATCGACCTGGTTCCCGGGGAGAAGGTGCGCGTGATGGCCGGGCCGTTTGAGAACTTCATCGGCACGGTGGATGACGTGAACTACGAAAAGGCCAAAATCCGGGTGATGATTTCGATGTTTGGACGGGAGACCCCCATCGAACTTGAATACTTCCAGATTGAAAAAGTCACCTAG
- the rplL gene encoding 50S ribosomal protein L7/L12: MSKVNEIIEIVKGLTVLELAELVKAMEEEFGVSAAAPVAAVAAVPAAAAPVVEEEEQTEFDVILKNVGNEKIKVIKVVREITGLGLKEAKELVDGAPNPVKEKVNKEEAETIKKKLEEVGAGIEIK, translated from the coding sequence ATGTCCAAAGTCAACGAAATCATCGAAATCGTGAAGGGGCTTACCGTCCTTGAACTGGCCGAACTGGTCAAGGCGATGGAAGAGGAGTTCGGCGTGAGCGCGGCCGCGCCCGTGGCGGCCGTGGCGGCGGTTCCGGCCGCGGCGGCGCCGGTGGTCGAGGAAGAGGAGCAAACCGAGTTCGACGTCATCCTCAAAAACGTAGGCAACGAAAAGATCAAGGTGATCAAGGTGGTCCGGGAAATCACCGGTTTGGGGCTGAAAGAGGCCAAGGAACTGGTTGACGGCGCGCCGAATCCCGTGAAGGAGAAGGTCAACAAGGAAGAAGCGGAAACCATCAAGAAGAAGCTGGAAGAAGTTGGCGCCGGCATCGAAATCAAATAG
- the rpmG gene encoding 50S ribosomal protein L33 — protein sequence MRVNVTLACTECKRRNYITTKNKKNDPNRIEMKKYCRWCGSHTMHKETK from the coding sequence GTGCGGGTGAATGTCACGCTGGCTTGTACGGAATGCAAGCGGAGAAACTACATTACCACCAAGAACAAAAAGAACGACCCCAACCGGATCGAGATGAAGAAATACTGCCGTTGGTGCGGGTCGCACACAATGCACAAGGAGACCAAATAA
- the secE gene encoding preprotein translocase subunit SecE: MAESRKREGKPAGKPGNAGPKDGPGKEIRVKKDPKKDPKKEAPAVKKKPREGLVKNSRRFFEGVWHELKKVHWPTRREVIIYTGVVLVAVLLVGLILWIFDLLLSQIFGRLIT; encoded by the coding sequence ATGGCGGAGAGTAGAAAGCGGGAGGGCAAACCGGCGGGGAAACCGGGGAACGCCGGGCCCAAGGATGGGCCCGGGAAAGAAATCAGGGTAAAGAAAGACCCGAAGAAAGACCCGAAGAAGGAAGCACCTGCCGTTAAAAAGAAGCCGCGCGAGGGCCTGGTCAAAAACAGCCGGCGATTTTTTGAAGGCGTGTGGCATGAGCTGAAGAAGGTGCACTGGCCCACCCGCCGCGAGGTGATCATCTACACGGGCGTGGTGCTGGTGGCCGTGCTTCTGGTCGGCCTGATCCTGTGGATTTTCGACCTCCTCTTGAGCCAGATTTTTGGCCGGCTGATTACATAG
- the rplA gene encoding 50S ribosomal protein L1: protein MPKHGKKYVEAAKQVDSEKQYEVREALELVRKLAPAKFDETVEAAVKLGVDPRHADQQVRGAVVLPHGTGKTRTVLVFAKGEKVTEAEKAGADYVGGEEMVAKIQGGWMEFDVAIATPDMMSAVGKIGRILGPRGLMPNPKTGTVTFDIARAVAEVKAGKIQYRVDKAGNIHAPIGKVSFEVEKLEENLKTLIDALIRAKPAAAKGQYLRGIVVTSTMGPGVRVNTRKFIG, encoded by the coding sequence TTGCCGAAACACGGGAAGAAGTACGTTGAAGCGGCAAAACAGGTTGATTCCGAAAAGCAGTACGAGGTCCGGGAGGCACTGGAACTGGTGCGGAAACTGGCCCCGGCCAAGTTCGACGAGACCGTCGAGGCGGCCGTCAAGCTGGGAGTCGACCCCCGGCATGCCGACCAGCAGGTGCGCGGCGCGGTGGTGCTGCCCCATGGCACGGGCAAGACCCGCACTGTGCTCGTGTTTGCCAAGGGCGAGAAAGTCACGGAGGCCGAAAAGGCCGGTGCCGATTACGTGGGCGGCGAGGAGATGGTGGCCAAAATCCAGGGCGGCTGGATGGAGTTCGACGTGGCCATCGCCACCCCGGACATGATGTCGGCCGTGGGTAAAATCGGCCGGATTCTCGGTCCCCGGGGCCTAATGCCCAACCCCAAAACGGGCACCGTCACTTTTGACATTGCCCGGGCGGTGGCCGAGGTGAAGGCTGGGAAGATCCAGTACCGGGTCGACAAGGCCGGGAACATTCACGCGCCGATCGGCAAGGTGTCCTTTGAGGTCGAGAAGCTGGAAGAGAACTTAAAGACCTTGATCGACGCGCTGATCAGGGCCAAGCCGGCGGCGGCGAAGGGTCAGTACCTGCGTGGTATTGTGGTCACCTCGACCATGGGTCCGGGAGTCAGGGTCAACACCCGTAAATTCATCGGCTAG
- a CDS encoding type II toxin-antitoxin system VapC family toxin, translating to MILYLDTSALVKLYIREEGSEVTQRLLAASSVVATSKVAYAEARAALARAYRDSILDNKKYTLAVSAFRDDWDRYFAVEVSDMLIGFAGDLAEKHSLRGFDAIHLASILTVKRQVKSPLLAACWDARLWDAIRTCGIDVIPEVRPVQRTTPGKD from the coding sequence GTGATCCTCTATCTGGATACCAGCGCTCTGGTGAAGCTCTACATCCGGGAAGAAGGATCCGAAGTCACTCAAAGGTTACTAGCCGCTTCCTCCGTCGTGGCCACCTCCAAGGTGGCCTACGCCGAGGCCAGGGCCGCCTTGGCACGGGCGTACCGCGACAGCATCCTGGACAACAAGAAATATACCCTGGCGGTCAGTGCCTTCAGGGACGATTGGGATCGGTACTTCGCGGTGGAGGTATCCGACATGCTGATCGGGTTCGCCGGAGACCTTGCGGAAAAACACAGTCTGCGGGGGTTCGATGCCATCCACTTGGCCTCCATTTTAACAGTCAAGCGACAGGTCAAAAGTCCCTTGTTGGCGGCCTGTTGGGATGCCCGCCTGTGGGATGCCATTCGAACCTGCGGCATTGATGTAATTCCCGAAGTGCGCCCGGTACAAAGAACGACACCCGGGAAAGACTAG
- a CDS encoding type II toxin-antitoxin system Phd/YefM family antitoxin: protein MRIGIREMKTRFSRYIQRIKEGETIIITERNTPVAKLVPIQLPVSEEILRLVEVGMVSWKGGKPKGLATPVEPQGTVSVADIATEDRR from the coding sequence ATGCGGATAGGAATCCGAGAGATGAAGACACGGTTCAGCCGCTACATCCAGCGCATAAAAGAGGGGGAAACCATTATCATTACGGAACGTAACACTCCGGTTGCCAAACTGGTGCCGATACAGCTGCCAGTGTCCGAAGAGATCCTCCGCCTGGTAGAGGTCGGTATGGTTTCCTGGAAAGGCGGCAAGCCTAAAGGATTGGCTACCCCGGTTGAGCCACAGGGGACCGTGAGTGTGGCGGATATCGCAACGGAGGACCGGCGGTGA
- the tuf gene encoding elongation factor Tu, which produces MAKPKFVRTKPHVNVGTIGHVDHGKTTLTAAITLVLSKLGQAEYKKYDDIDAAPEEKARGITINTAHVEYETEKRHYAHVDCPGHADYIKNMITGAAQMDGAILVVSAADGPMPQTREHILLARQVAVPSIVVYLNKADMVDDPELLELVEMEVRELLSNYEFPGDDTPIVTGSALKALECGCANRECAHCKSIWELMDAVDNYIPTPERDIDKPFLMPVEDVFSITGRGTVGTGRVERGTVKTGDEVEIVGFAAKPRKTVVTGVEMFRKVLDYAQAGDNVGCLLRGVDRTELERGQVLAKPGSIKPLTEFTANVYVLSKEEGGRHTPFFNGYRPQFYFRTTDVTGVIHLPEGVEMVMPGDNLQMDVSLITPIAIEEGLRFAIREGGRTVGAGVVTAIK; this is translated from the coding sequence ATGGCGAAACCCAAGTTTGTGCGTACCAAGCCGCACGTAAACGTCGGCACGATCGGCCACGTGGACCACGGCAAGACCACGCTGACGGCGGCGATCACCCTGGTCCTGTCCAAGTTGGGTCAGGCCGAGTACAAGAAATACGACGACATCGACGCGGCGCCGGAGGAGAAGGCGCGCGGCATCACCATCAACACCGCGCACGTGGAATACGAGACCGAGAAGCGGCATTACGCGCACGTGGACTGCCCGGGGCACGCCGACTACATCAAGAACATGATTACCGGCGCGGCCCAGATGGACGGGGCGATTCTGGTGGTCTCGGCGGCCGATGGCCCCATGCCCCAGACCCGTGAGCACATCCTCCTGGCTCGCCAGGTGGCCGTGCCCTCCATCGTGGTCTACCTGAACAAGGCCGACATGGTCGACGATCCGGAGTTATTGGAACTGGTCGAGATGGAAGTGCGCGAGCTTTTGTCCAACTACGAGTTTCCGGGAGACGACACCCCGATCGTCACCGGATCCGCCCTAAAAGCCCTGGAATGCGGCTGCGCCAACCGGGAGTGCGCGCATTGCAAGTCCATCTGGGAGTTGATGGACGCCGTTGACAACTACATTCCGACGCCTGAGCGTGACATCGACAAGCCCTTCCTGATGCCGGTCGAAGACGTATTTTCCATCACCGGGCGCGGCACGGTGGGCACCGGCCGGGTGGAGCGGGGCACCGTGAAGACCGGGGACGAGGTCGAGATCGTTGGTTTCGCGGCCAAGCCGCGCAAGACTGTGGTTACGGGGGTGGAGATGTTCCGCAAGGTTCTGGACTATGCCCAGGCCGGAGACAACGTGGGTTGCCTGTTGCGGGGTGTGGACCGTACCGAGCTTGAGCGGGGCCAGGTATTGGCAAAGCCGGGATCCATCAAGCCGCTGACCGAATTTACGGCCAACGTGTACGTGCTGAGTAAAGAAGAAGGTGGGCGTCACACCCCGTTCTTCAACGGATACCGTCCGCAGTTCTACTTCCGGACCACCGACGTGACCGGCGTGATTCATCTGCCGGAAGGCGTGGAGATGGTGATGCCTGGGGACAACCTGCAGATGGACGTCAGCCTGATCACCCCGATCGCCATCGAAGAAGGCTTGCGGTTTGCCATCCGCGAGGGCGGCCGCACGGTGGGCGCCGGCGTGGTCACGGCGATCAAGTGA